Proteins encoded in a region of the Pelmatolapia mariae isolate MD_Pm_ZW linkage group LG6, Pm_UMD_F_2, whole genome shotgun sequence genome:
- the LOC134629678 gene encoding beta-1,3-galactosyltransferase 2-like, translating into MDKKRHLKGFICIAAAVIFIFFYLNSKKVVRNIPYQPASAEPRWEDPGPYHVAYPRNYKFIMDDTPTCRATTPFLILMVPVAPGNMGTRNVIRQTWGNEKLVLGQRVETVFIVGLPGGSDAKHQQEKLQQENQQYHDLIQSNFQDSYYNLTIKTMVMLEWLAAHCTKASFVMKIDSDVILNVPNLVKLLLDPSTAKQNYMTGLVWWHSPVLRNQFMKFYMPQSVIAESEYPPYPLGFAYVMSLDLPGKILGVSPQIKPIYIEDAYLGMCLKRLGVSPTDPPEETMFLVKPSHSLSSCSLSKVIASTTTSILQMNGYWERIKRGVQC; encoded by the coding sequence ATGGACAAGAAGAGGCACCTAAAAGGCTTCATTTGCATTGCAGCAGCAGtgattttcatctttttctatCTCAATTCCAAGAAAGTGGTTAGGAACATTCCTTATCAACCAGCATCAGCAGAGCCACGTTGGGAGGATCCAGGACCATATCATGTGGCCTACCCACGAAACTACAAATTCATCATGGATGACACGCCTACATGTAGGGCCACAACTCCTTTCCTTATTCTGATGGTTCCTGTTGCACCCGGTAATATGGGAACTCGGAATGTCATCCGACAGACGTGGGGAAATGAGAAGCTGGTTCTGGGTCAGCGGGTAGAGACTGTCTTCATAGTGGGCCTCCCTGGTGGAAGTGATGCTAAACATCAGCAAGAGAAGCTTCAGCAGGAGAATCAGCAATACCATGACCTGATTCAGAGCAACTTTCAGGACAGCTACTATAATCTGACTATCAAGACTATGGTCATGCTGGAGTGGCTGGCTGCACACTGTACTAAGGCTTCCTTTGTCATGAAGATCGACTCCGATGTTATACTCAATGTCCCGAATCTGGTGAAACTGTTGCTGGATCCTAGCACAGCTAAACAAAACTATATGACTGGGCTGGTTTGGTGGCATAGTCCTGTTTTAAGGAACCAATTTATGAAGTTCTACATGCCTCAATCTGTGATTGCTGAATCAGAGTACCCCCCGTATCCGCTCGGCTTTGCCTACGTCATGTCACTAGACCTTCCTGGGAAGATCTTGGGAGTGTCACCTCAGATCAAACCGATCTACATTGAAGATGCTTACCTCGGCATGTGTCTGAAACGCCTGGGCGTATCTCCTACTGACCCTCCTGAAGAAACAATGTTTCTTGTCAAGCCCAGCCATTCTCTGAGCAGCTGCAGTCTTTCAAAGGTGATCGCTTCGACAACAACAAGCATCTTGCAGATGAATGGCTACTGGGAGAGGATCAAACGGGGAGTTCAGTGCTGA
- the LOC134629679 gene encoding beta-1,3-galactosyltransferase 2-like, with translation MRFFADARDAAPHHDAAPGNRPCRPELVQSIFPQKKILFHSWFQLLLLFCVLALGLCYTLSSRSLSLWQSFPLQEQYQWFLNQNSRVNAPAYRIHPKHKVILNDINKTTEPSTVRSTSLQYHQAYPRNYHFLMDNTEVCKNKIPFLVLMVPVAPKTVAARDAIHQTWGKENIVQGELVLTLFMLGVSREDNVEKLEQENLQHHDLIQSDFIDSYLNLTIKTMVIMDWLSTHCPAAAYAMKIDSDMFLNVDNLVIMLKQPGIPKTNYLTGMLMWNRPVIRSKNSKWYVPEELYPEPKYPTYTLGMGYVFSNDLPEKFVEIYLFVYLGLLGCKDESELLHYI, from the exons ATGCgcttttttgccgatgcccgtgatgccgccccccaccacgatgccgccccgggcaaccgcccgtgtcgccc GGAACTTGTCCAGAGCATCTTTCCACAGAAGAAGATCTTATTTCATTCCTGGTTTCAGCTCCtgcttctgttttgtgttttggccTTAGGCTTGTGTTACACCCTGTCCAGCCGCTCGCTGTCACTATGGCAGAGCTTCCCACTGCAGGAACAATACCAGTGGTTTTTAAACCAGAACAGTAGGGTTAATGCACCTGCTTATCGCATTCACCCCAAACACAAAGTTATATTAAATGACATTAACAAAACCACTGAACCTTCGACTGTGCGATCTACCTCCCTTCAGTACCACCAAGCCTATCCACGCAACTACCATTTTCTTATGGATAACACAGAGGTTTGCAAGAACAAGATCCCATTCCTGGTCCTCATGGTTCCAGTGGCACCAAAAACTGTGGCAGCTCGGGACGCGATCCACCAGACATGGGGCAAAGAAAACATAGTTCAGGGTGAGCTGGTACTCACTTTATTTATGTTGGGTGTCTCTAGAGAAGATAATGTTGAGAAGCTCGAACAGGAAAATTTGCAGCACCATGACCTGATCCAGAGTGACTTCATAGACAGTTATCTAAACCTAACAATCAAAACCATGGTGATCATGGACTGGCTAAGTACACACTGCCCTGCAGCAGCCTATGCCATGAAGATTGACTCTGACATGTTTCTGAATGTTGACAATCTAGTAATCATGCTAAAACAGCCGGGCATCCCCAAGACAAACTACCTGACAGGGATGCTTATGTGGAACAGACCAGTCATTCGTTCCAAGAACTCCAAGTGGTATGTGCCTGAGGAATTGTATCCAGAGCCTAAATACCCGACCTACACACTGGGTATGGGATATGTCTTTTCCAATGATCTTCCAGAGAAATTTGtggaaatttatttatttgtatatttagGGTTACTGGGttgtaaagatgaaagtgagcTACTGCATTACATTTAA
- the LOC134628475 gene encoding beta-1,3-galactosyltransferase 2-like yields MDKKRHLKGIFFFIAAAVIFIFFNLNSKKVVRNIPYQPASAEPRWEDPGPYHVAYPRNYKFIMDDTPTCRATTPFLILMVPVAPGNMGTRNVIRQTWGNEKLVLGQRVETVFIVGLPGGSDAKHQQEKLQQENQQYHDLIQSNFQDSYYNLTIKTMVMLEWLAAHCTKASFVMKIDSDVILNVPNLVKLLLDPSTAKQNYMTGLVWWHSPVLRNPFIKFYMPRSVIAESEYPPYPLGFAYVMSLDLPGKILGVSPQIKPIYIEDAYLGMCLKRLGVSPTDPPEETMFLVKPSHSLSSCSLSKAIASTTTSILQMNGYWERIKQGVQC; encoded by the coding sequence ATGGACAAGAAGAGGCACCTAAAaggcatcttctttttcattgcAGCAGCAGtgattttcatctttttcaatcTCAATTCCAAGAAAGTGGTTAGGAACATTCCTTATCAACCAGCATCAGCAGAGCCACGTTGGGAGGATCCAGGACCATATCATGTGGCTTACCCACGAAACTACAAATTCATCATGGATGACACGCCTACATGTAGGGCCACAACTCCTTTCCTTATTCTGATGGTTCCTGTTGCACCCGGTAATATGGGAACTCGGAATGTCATCCGGCAGACGTGGGGAAATGAGAAGCTGGTTCTGGGTCAGCGGGTAGAGACTGTCTTCATAGTGGGCCTCCCTGGTGGAAGTGATGCTAAACATCAGCAAGAGAAGCTTCAGCAGGAGAATCAGCAATACCATGACCTGATTCAGAGCAACTTTCAGGACAGCTACTATAATCTGACTATCAAGACTATGGTCATGCTGGAGTGGCTGGCTGCACACTGTACTAAGGCTTCCTTTGTCATGAAGATCGACTCCGATGTTATACTCAATGTCCCGAATCTGGTGAAACTGTTGCTGGATCCTAGCACAGCTAAACAAAACTATATGACTGGGCTGGTTTGGTGGCATAGTCCTGTTTTAAGGAACCCATTTATAAAGTTCTACATGCCTCGATCTGTGATTGCTGAATCAGAGTACCCCCCGTATCCGCTCGGCTTTGCCTACGTCATGTCACTAGACCTTCCTGGGAAGATCTTGGGAGTGTCACCTCAGATCAAACCGATCTACATTGAAGATGCTTACCTCGGCATGTGTCTGAAACGCCTGGGCGTATCTCCTACTGACCCTCCTGAAGAAACAATGTTTCTTGTCAAGCCCAGCCATTCTCTGAGCAGCTGCAGTCTTTCAAAGGCGATTGCTTCGACAACAACAAGCATCTTGCAGATGAATGGCTACTGGGAGAGGATCAAACAGGGAGTTCAGTGCTGA